Proteins encoded within one genomic window of Arachis ipaensis cultivar K30076 chromosome B08, Araip1.1, whole genome shotgun sequence:
- the LOC107613676 gene encoding DExH-box ATP-dependent RNA helicase DExH18, mitochondrial gives MATTLFNLCARKRTIHRLKVLLLSNIHHFNAASTSQFRNFDAPIPSFSTHFRNSRFPLRFLQSWNLSGGTTLPMRQFSDHAGDGGGEKDTAAESDYEFGKSVSFELENEVNGVSSLSGSVVVKNDDTNECNSEVDDDSVECNSNSSSSSIGRDELENNSNNNNQNSEEFASVALRDPVELYRALCDAKKGAKLERSEGEVLLEVFNYFAKSGWASNQALAIYIGLSFFPTAASKFHHFFRKKCPADVARYLVSLGPSDSAVKFLFPIFVEFCLDNFPDEIKRFRGMVEMADLTKPHTWFPFARAMKRKIIYHCGPTNSGKTYNALQRFMDAKKGIYCGPLRLLAMEVFDKVNAKGIYCSLLTGQEKKHVPFSNHVACTVEMVSMQELYDVAIIDEIQMMSDPYRGFAWTRALLGLKADEIHLCGDPSVLDIVRKICQDTGDELYEQHYERFKPLVVEAKTLLGNLQNIRSGDCVVAFSRREIFEVKLAIEKQTKHRCCVIYGALPPETRRHQATLFNDQSNEYDVLVASDAVGMGLNLNIRRVIFNSLSKYNGDKMVPVPASQVKQIAGRAGRRGCLYPDGLATTMHLDDLDYLIECLKQPFDEVKKVGLFPFFEQVELFASQLPNMTFCQLLEKFGESCRLDGSYFLCLYDHIKKIANMLERVQGLSLEDRFNFCFAPVNIRDPKAMYHLLRFATTFSQNMPVNIAMGLPRSSARNDSELLDLETRHQVLSMYLWLSNHFKQERFPYVKKAEAMATDIADLLAHSLSNANWKPLSRGTRGKPKAEKGEGQPESGNAVVLKTGKHSYLRPQALSKLYDRRRQDKPLQVDQSKKVAA, from the coding sequence ATGGCAACAACTCTCTTCAACTTGTGCGCACGCAAGAGAACCATTCATAggctcaaggttctccttctttCCAACATCCACCATTTTAACGCCGCTTCTACTTCACAATTTCGAAATTTTGATGCTCCAATTCCAAGTTTCTCGACCCACTTCCGGAACTCTCGTTTTCCCCTGCGTTTCCTCCAAAGTTGGAATCTTTCCGGTGGAACAACCCTCCCCATGAGGCAGTTTTCAGACCACGCCGGCGATGGTGGCGGCGAGAAGGACACTGCCGCGGAATCGGATTACGAATTTGGTAAGAGTGTTAGTTTTGAGCTTGAAAATGAAGTTAATGGTGTTTCTTCCTTATCTGGTAGCGTGGTTGTTAAAAATGATGATACTAATGAATGCAATTCGGAGGTAGATGATGATTCTGTAGAATGCAATAgtaatagtagtagtagtagtattgGTAGGGATGAATTAgagaataatagtaataataataatcagaATAGTGAGGAATTTGCAAGTGTCGCATTGCGAGATCCTGTTGAATTGTACCGTGCCCTTTGCGATGCCAAAAAGGGTGCAAAGCTTGAGAGATCAGAGGGGGAAGTGCTGCTGGAAGTGTTCAATTACTTTGCCAAGTCAGGTTGGGCGTCAAACCAGGCTCTGGCCATTTACATTGGTTTGTCTTTTTTCCCCACAGCCGCGAGCAAGTTCCACCACTTTTTTAGGAAGAAATGCCCTGCTGATGTTGCTCGGTACCTGGTGTCACTAGGGCCGAGTGATTCTGCTGTGAAGTTCTTGTTTCCTATATTTGTTGAGTTTTGTTTGGATAATTTCCCGGATGAGATCAAGAGGTTCAGGGGTATGGTTGAGATGGCGGACCTCACGAAGCCTCACACTTGGTTCCCATTTGCGCGGGCTATGAAACGGAAGATAATTTATCATTGTGGGCCGACTAATAGTGGTAAAACATATAATGCTCTGCAACGGTTTATGGATGCGAAAAAGGGCATTTATTGTGGTCCTCTCAGGTTGTTGGCTATGGAAGTTTTTGATAAGGTTAATGCAAAAGGCATTTATTGCAGTCTACTAACGGGGCAAGAAAAGAAGCACGTCCCATTTTCGAATCATGTTGCATGTACTGTGGAAATGGTGTCAATGCAAGAATTGTACGATGTGGCCATTATTGATGAGATTCAGATGATGTCAGATCCATATAGGGGGTTTGCATGGACAAGGGCACTCTTGGGGTTGAAGGCTGATGAGATACATTTGTGTGGCGATCCTAGTGTTTTGGATATTGTTCGAAAGATCTGTCAAGACACTGGAGATGAGTTGTATGAGCAACATTATGAGAGGTTCAAACCGCTGGTGGTTGAAGCAAAGACCTTACTTGGTAATCTTCAAAATATTCGATCAGGGGATTGTGTAGTTGCCTTCTCAAGGAGAGAGATATTTGAGGTTAAGTTGGCCATCGAGAAACAGACCAAACATCGTTGTTGTGTTATATATGGTGCCTTGCCACCAGAAACTCGTAGACACCAGGCTACTTTGTTCAATGATCAAAGTAATGAATATGATGTTCTAGTAGCTAGTGATGCAGTGGGAATGGGCCTGAACCTTAACATTAGAAGGGTGATTTTTAATAGCCTCTCGAAATACAATGGTGACAAAATGGTCCCCGTCCCAGCATCACAGGTTAAGCAAATTGCAGGAAGAGCTGGTAGGAGAGGATGCCTTTATCCCGATGGTCTTGCCACGACCATGCATTTAGATGATTTGGATTACTTGATCGAGTGTTTGAAACAACCTTTTGACGAGGTTAAGAAAGTGGGGTTGTTTCCTTTCTTTGAGCAGGTTGAATTATTTGCCAGTCAACTTCCTAATATGACGTTCTGCCAGCTACTAGAAAAGTTTGGTGAAAGTTGCCGTTTGGATGGATCATACTTCTTGTGTCTATATGATCACATAAAGAAGATTGCAAATATGTTGGAGAGGGTCCAGGGACTGTCTTTAGAAGATCGTTTTAACTTCTGTTTTGCCCCAGTTAATATTAGAGACCCGAAAGCTATGTACCACTTACTCAGATTTGCTACGACGTTCAGTCAGAATATGCCTGTCAATATAGCTATGGGCTTGCCGAGAAGCTCTGCCCGGAATGATTCAGAACTCCTGGACCTTGAGACTAGGCATCAAGTGTTGTCTATGTATTTATGGTTGTCAAACCACTTCAAGCAGGAAAGATTTCCATATGTGAAGAAAGCCGAGGCAATGGCCACAGACATAGCTGATCTACTGGCTCATTCTCTTAGCAATGCTAATTGGAAGCCGTTATCAAGGGGAACAAGAGGGAAACCTAAAGCCGAAAAAGGTGAAGGGCAACCTGAATCCGGGAATGCAGTTGTATTGAAAACTGGAAAACATAGTTATTTAAGGCCACAGGCACTTTCTAAATTATATGACAG